In Populus alba chromosome 1, ASM523922v2, whole genome shotgun sequence, a single window of DNA contains:
- the LOC118055484 gene encoding QWRF motif-containing protein 2, producing the protein MVAAFPQAAAAAATSSTDKTPNLTRPPLLPSGKDQQQNNGSAHIATRKPRGKQVPSRYLSPSPSTSTTTTTTTTTTSSSSSSSSSFPKRLPSPLLSRSTNSGTSHTPSTTTASPFLSGSKRSQSVDRRRPVTSSRETTPNPQGNAEMSAATKMLITSTRSLSVSFQGEAFSLPISKAKSVTPPQNNVARKATPERRRATPVGDQGENSRPVDHHRWPGRSREGNLKERNQLLSRSLDCSAVVGCGGDKRVVGSGLMGVKSLQQSMMVGEGRRLSLDLGNIAKQNPDTVSVNESFYTGDLTASDSDSVSSGSTSGVTEIGKWKTGARGIAVSARFWQETNSRMRRLQDPGSPLSTSPGSRMGVSPKAIQSKRFSSDGPLASPRMMAASPIRGATRPASPGKLWTSSFSSPSRGMSSPSRVRPMSSSTPSILSFSVDLRRGKMGEDRIVDAHMLRLLYNRYLQWRFVNARADATFMVQRLSAEKNMWNAWVTISELRHSVTLRRIKLILLRQKLKLTSILKGQIAHLEEWSLLDRDHSSSLEGATEALKASTLRLPVVGKAVADVQNLKEVVGSAVDVMQAMASSICSLSSKVEDMNSLVAELLNVTAKERRMLEQCKGFLSALAIVQVKDCSMRTHTLQLNRLPTTSSLTTHV; encoded by the exons ATGGTGGCTGCCTTTCctcaagcagcagcagcagcagctactAGTTCAACTGACAAAACCCCTAATCTAACAAGACCCCCACTTTTACCTTCAGGGAAAGACCAACAACAAAACAATGGTAGTGCACACATTGCAACAAGAAAACCCAGAGGCAAACAAGTCCCTTCTAGGtacctctctccctctccttccACTTCTACGACAacgaccaccaccaccaccaccacttcaAGTTCTTCATCTTCAAGCTCTTCATTTCCAAAGAGACTTCCTTCTCCGTTACTTTCAAGGTCTACTAATTCTGGAACTTCACACACACCATCAACAACAACTGCAAGTCCTTTTCTTTCTGGGTCTAAAAGATCCCAATCTGTTGATAGAAGAAGGCCTGTTACTTCTTCAAGGGAAACAACACCAAACCCACAAGGCAATGCTGAAATGTCAGCTGCGACGAAGATGTTGATTACTTCAACAAGGAGTTTATCAGTTTCTTTTCAAGGTGAGGCCTTTTCACTTCCAATTAGTAAAGCTAAGTCTGTGACACCACCACAAAATAACGTGGCCAGAAAAGCCACTCCTGAGAGGAGGAGAGCAACTCCTGTGGGGGATCAGGGTGAGAATTCTAGGCCTGTGGATCACCATAGGTGGCCCGGGAGGAGTAGAGAAGGGAATTTGAAGGAGCGGAATCAACTGTTGTCTAGGAGTTTGGATTGTAGTGCTGTTGTTGGTTGTGGTGGAGATAAGAGGGTTGTTGGATCTGGGTTAATGGGGGTTAAGTCATTGCAGCAGTCTATGATGGTTGGTGAGGGTAGGAGGTTGAGTTTGGATTTAGGCAATATTGCTAAGCAAAACCCAGATACTGTTTCAGTCAATGAGTCATTTTATACTGGTGATCTCACTGCTTCTGATAGTGATAGTGTCTCCTCTGGTAGCACTTCTGGAGTGACAGAAATTGGTAAATGGAAAACAGGGGCTCGTGGCATTGCTGTTTCGGCAAGGTTTTGGCAGGAAACTAATAGCAGGATGAGGAGGTTGCAGGATCCAGGTTCACCCTTATCTACTAGTCCCGGTTCTAGAATGGGTGTTTCACCAAAGGCTATTCAATCAAAAAGGTTTAGTAGTGATGGTCCTTTGGCTTCTCCAAGAATGATGGCAGCATCACCTATTAGGGGAGCTACAAGGCCTGCATCTCCTGGTAAGCTTTGGACATCTTCATTTTCATCTCCGTCTAGAGGGATGTCTAGTCCTTCAAGGGTGAGACCAATGAGCAGCAGTACACCTTCCATTCTTAGTTTCTCTGTTGATTTAAGGAGAGGGAAGATGGGGGAGGATAGAATTGTCGATGCACACATGTTGAGGCTTCTGTATAACCGTTATTTGCAATGGCGATTTGTAAATGCAAGGGCAGATGCTACCTTCATGGTGCAAAGACTGAGTGCAGAG AAAAATATGTGGAATGCATGGGTAACAATCTCAGAACTACGGCATTCTGTCACTCTCAGAAGAATCAAGTTAATATTGCTGAGGCAAAAGCTGAAGCTAACTTCTATCCTCAAGGGACAG ATTGCTCATTTAGAAGAATGGTCTCTTCTTGACAGAGATCATTCAAGTTCCCTTGAAGGAGCAACTGAAGCTCTGAAGGCCAGTACCCTTCGCCTTCCAGTTGTTGGAAAAGCAGTG GCCGATGTACAAAATCTGAAAGAAGTTGTCGGTTCAGCTGTTGACGTGATGCAAGCAATGGCGTCCTCAATATGCTCACTATCATCAAAG GTGGAGGACATGAACTCGTTGGTGGCTGAACTTTTGAATGTGACTGCTAAGGAAAGACGCATGCTTGAACAATGTAAAGGTTTCTTATCTGCCTTAGCAATCGTGCAG GTTAAGGACTGTAGCATGAGAACACATACATTACAACTAAATCGTTTGCCAACTACCAGCAGCCTGACAACACATGTGTAG
- the LOC118055483 gene encoding small ribosomal subunit protein uS14z/uS14y/uS14x, giving the protein MGHSNVWNSHPKNYGPGSRTCRVCGNPHGIIRKYGLMCCRQCFRSNAKEIGFIKYR; this is encoded by the exons ATGGGTCACTCTAATGTCTGGAACTCTCACCCCAAGAACTACGGCCCTGGTTCTCGCACTTG CCGTGTGTGTGGAAATCCCCATGGTATTATCAGGAAGTACGGGCTTATGTGCTGCAGACAGTGCTTCCGTAGCAATGCCAAGGAAATTGGATTCATCAAG TACCGCTAA